In Nitrospirota bacterium, a single window of DNA contains:
- a CDS encoding sensor domain-containing diguanylate cyclase, with translation MESRVNSNEDDLLDIILNVNKSLFSTLETRDLLFLIVQKISEVIPVTRCSIVNVEADRNVGNVLATYEDPSLDSITLDLEKYPEISRSVIDNDIVYIGEVETDPILDGVREKILSLGIKSIVIMPIRYYEGDRGSLFLRTSSRGSRFSDNELKLFQIIIEGASVALKNAHMFNVMRQEKLSLEKMVITDDLTRLYNHKYFVRRLGEEFKRTKRYSGSLSCMMIDLDNFKRINDTYGHQAGDKVLRDVAKVLKKSVRETDVIARYGGEEFGVILPHSIREDALRLAERIRTSVRSFKFDSVKEGEVITVSIGVTTYPHPEITDNDDLVRKADKALYKAKEGGKDQVVSL, from the coding sequence ATGGAAAGCAGAGTCAACAGTAACGAAGATGATTTGCTGGACATAATCCTGAATGTCAATAAATCCCTGTTCTCCACACTCGAAACCAGAGATTTATTGTTTCTAATCGTTCAGAAAATATCTGAGGTAATCCCTGTCACGCGGTGTTCAATAGTGAATGTTGAGGCGGACAGGAATGTTGGAAATGTCCTTGCTACATACGAAGATCCATCCCTTGATTCCATAACATTAGACCTTGAAAAATATCCTGAGATTTCGAGGTCTGTAATTGACAATGATATCGTATATATCGGAGAAGTAGAAACAGATCCTATTCTTGACGGAGTCAGGGAAAAGATCCTCTCTTTAGGCATAAAATCAATCGTTATCATGCCTATACGTTATTATGAAGGCGATAGGGGGTCACTTTTCCTGCGGACGTCAAGCAGGGGGAGCCGTTTCAGTGATAATGAGCTTAAACTGTTTCAGATCATAATAGAAGGTGCATCTGTGGCCCTTAAGAATGCCCATATGTTTAATGTAATGAGACAGGAGAAACTATCCCTTGAAAAAATGGTAATAACAGATGACCTGACACGATTATACAATCACAAATATTTTGTAAGGAGACTCGGCGAGGAGTTTAAACGCACAAAAAGATACAGCGGTTCACTCTCCTGTATGATGATTGACCTCGATAATTTTAAGCGGATTAATGATACTTATGGACATCAGGCAGGTGATAAGGTCTTAAGGGATGTGGCAAAGGTGCTAAAGAAGAGTGTCAGGGAAACTGATGTCATTGCAAGGTATGGAGGCGAAGAGTTCGGTGTAATCCTGCCGCATAGTATAAGAGAGGATGCCCTGAGGCTGGCAGAGCGCATCAGGACTTCAGTCAGAAGCTTTAAATTTGACAGTGTTAAAGAGGGGGAGGTGATAACTGTCAGTATTGGTGTTACAACATACCCGCATCCTGAAATAACCGACAATGACGACCTTGTCCGAAAGGCTGATAAAGCGTTGTATAAAGCCAAGGAGGGTGGGAAGGATCAGGTTGTCAGTTTGTGA
- a CDS encoding phosphatase PAP2 family protein has protein sequence MKVIIPLILVLLFFTDNRAAGLAELFNNSLMKDFMSWMSYLGLGWIQVLFCFVIILIGLIIKRDEKIIDAGKKGIYAIAASGVLVQIIKHIIGRPRPGVMKEFGFTLGPSIIPGYDSFPSGHATSAFAFAYALSKFFPWMRYLLYSYAILVCVSRIYVGAHFPSDVFAGILLGTWTGHAVVNKGMGYLREIVRKYGVPIGIAALSFFIFFYNLDNTGLFDVDEAVYAEASREMIETGDFITPQYNYTNRYDKPVFYYWLMSAAFRAFGVTEFAARLWSAVFGVLLTLMCYYVIRRIGHPAWGAISALIFVTSLEVIVLAHASITDMTLTFFITSSLFCFFLGYAGVRNAVNKASHSINWWYIGFYVSLAFAVLTKGPVGVVLPGAIIFIFLVIKGDFLKTFKNLHIVSGMIIFLAVALPWYLTEISINGWEYIDAFFLKHNVTRFTGVVSGHSGPVYYFIPVILIAFFPWSAFLPQALYKYFPRSGHRGRNEPAVSITIFSVIWFLVIFIFFSVSKTKLPGYIGPLSAPLAIMIGRLWYDYAYPDIAGVEQSDRKGIRFSLVCLVILSLIIAAGAVILPACLSGSAIMLRQFQWPVELGNGFYYIAAVIIAGMSISLLALWRERRGVAIGILTGMAAVVSCILFSSVIPLADKHLQSTLRDFSRIASAQMDAHDKLVVFGLNKPSILFYAQRPATIMLSRERDKLTEMIESQDRVFIISKTSAIEDLSGHPHLYVQYEKGGYTLATNRPVNR, from the coding sequence ATGAAAGTTATCATACCTTTAATCTTAGTCTTGCTGTTTTTTACTGATAATCGCGCGGCCGGTTTAGCAGAGTTATTTAATAATTCTTTAATGAAAGACTTCATGTCATGGATGAGTTACCTCGGTCTGGGGTGGATTCAGGTTTTGTTTTGTTTTGTTATTATATTAATTGGTTTGATCATAAAAAGAGATGAAAAGATAATTGATGCAGGGAAAAAGGGCATTTATGCCATTGCTGCATCAGGCGTGCTGGTTCAGATCATCAAACATATTATTGGCAGGCCCCGTCCAGGGGTGATGAAGGAATTTGGATTTACCCTTGGTCCATCCATTATACCGGGATATGATTCTTTTCCATCAGGGCATGCCACCTCGGCTTTCGCATTTGCATACGCCTTGTCCAAATTCTTCCCATGGATGAGATATCTCCTGTACAGTTATGCCATCCTTGTTTGCGTTTCAAGGATTTATGTAGGCGCCCACTTTCCGTCTGATGTCTTTGCAGGGATTCTGCTTGGCACATGGACAGGGCATGCAGTGGTTAATAAAGGGATGGGGTATCTCAGGGAAATTGTCAGGAAATATGGTGTGCCAATTGGTATTGCTGCACTTAGCTTTTTCATCTTTTTCTACAATCTTGACAACACCGGCCTTTTTGATGTTGATGAGGCAGTCTATGCTGAGGCTTCGAGGGAGATGATAGAGACTGGAGATTTTATAACACCACAATATAATTACACAAACCGGTATGACAAGCCGGTCTTCTATTACTGGCTAATGTCAGCGGCGTTCAGGGCCTTCGGTGTTACGGAGTTTGCCGCACGTCTGTGGTCTGCTGTCTTCGGTGTCCTGCTTACATTAATGTGTTACTATGTAATCCGCCGCATCGGGCATCCTGCCTGGGGTGCTATATCTGCCCTCATATTTGTTACATCTCTTGAGGTGATTGTGCTTGCACATGCCTCTATTACTGACATGACGCTTACTTTTTTTATTACGTCCTCCCTGTTCTGCTTTTTCCTCGGTTATGCAGGAGTTCGTAATGCGGTTAATAAAGCATCACACAGTATAAATTGGTGGTATATTGGTTTTTATGTAAGTCTGGCCTTTGCTGTTCTTACAAAGGGGCCTGTTGGAGTAGTACTGCCAGGCGCCATTATATTTATATTTCTTGTTATTAAGGGGGATTTTCTTAAGACATTTAAGAACCTGCACATCGTCTCAGGTATGATCATATTTCTTGCCGTTGCCCTTCCATGGTATCTGACAGAGATTAGTATTAATGGATGGGAATACATAGATGCCTTTTTCCTGAAACACAATGTCACCAGATTTACAGGTGTTGTCTCGGGACACAGCGGCCCTGTCTATTATTTCATTCCTGTCATCCTGATTGCCTTTTTTCCCTGGAGCGCCTTTCTGCCGCAGGCGTTATACAAATATTTCCCGCGATCAGGGCATAGGGGCAGGAATGAGCCTGCTGTGTCAATCACAATATTCTCTGTGATATGGTTTCTGGTAATTTTCATATTTTTTTCTGTATCAAAGACCAAGTTGCCTGGATATATTGGCCCTCTGTCAGCGCCGCTTGCCATTATGATCGGCAGATTGTGGTATGATTATGCTTATCCTGATATTGCCGGTGTGGAACAGTCAGATAGAAAGGGAATAAGGTTCTCCTTAGTCTGCCTGGTTATACTATCACTGATAATTGCCGCAGGAGCCGTGATATTGCCGGCCTGCTTATCCGGCTCTGCCATAATGCTGAGGCAGTTTCAGTGGCCCGTAGAACTGGGAAATGGATTCTACTATATAGCTGCGGTTATAATTGCAGGGATGTCTATATCTCTCCTTGCACTCTGGCGGGAGAGGAGGGGCGTTGCTATTGGCATATTGACAGGTATGGCTGCGGTTGTATCTTGTATACTATTCTCCTCTGTAATCCCACTTGCTGATAAACATCTTCAGTCAACATTAAGGGATTTCTCAAGGATTGCATCTGCCCAAATGGATGCGCATGACAAACTTGTTGTCTTTGGCCTTAATAAACCAAGCATATTGTTTTATGCTCAGCGTCCTGCTACCATAATGTTGTCGCGTGAGAGGGACAAATTGACTGAAATGATAGAGTCACAGGATAGGGTTTTCATAATTTCAAAGACATCAGCGATAGAAGATTTATCCGGACATCCTCATCTGTATGTCCAGTATGAGAAGGGTGGATACACCCTTGCAACTAACAGGCCTGTTAACAGGTGA
- a CDS encoding glycosyltransferase family 2 protein, giving the protein MVKDKPYLSVVIPVYNEADNIPGLNSSIMDVLFKTGQIFEIIYVDDCSTDETFSILRKICAQYGYVRAVRLRRNFGQSAAMSAGFDFARGEIVVAMDGDMQNDPADIPALLTKLNEGYDVVNGWRKDRKDRLFSRRIPSVIANWIIGRTTGVRLHDYGCSLKAYRAEVIKNVPLYGGLHRFIPALASIYGARITEMAVNHHPRLHGKSKYTISRAFRVLIDLIAVIFLKFFLERPLHIFGWSGIVLLLSGTLIDGYLAFQKIFHAASLSNRPLLLFGTLLILAGLQLFSMGILAEIQVRTYYESQGKPIYSVRDRINLE; this is encoded by the coding sequence CTGGTTAAGGATAAACCATATTTATCTGTTGTCATCCCTGTCTACAACGAGGCAGATAATATCCCGGGATTGAACTCGTCTATTATGGATGTCCTCTTTAAGACAGGACAGATATTTGAGATTATTTATGTGGATGATTGCAGCACAGATGAGACCTTTTCCATACTCAGGAAGATTTGTGCTCAATATGGATATGTGAGGGCCGTTAGATTAAGGAGGAACTTCGGACAGTCTGCCGCCATGTCAGCAGGGTTTGATTTTGCAAGGGGAGAGATAGTAGTTGCCATGGACGGTGATATGCAGAATGACCCGGCAGACATACCTGCATTGCTGACTAAGCTGAATGAAGGATATGACGTTGTTAATGGGTGGAGAAAGGACAGGAAAGACCGTCTGTTTTCAAGAAGGATCCCGTCTGTGATTGCAAACTGGATAATCGGGAGGACTACAGGAGTAAGATTGCACGACTATGGTTGTTCACTCAAGGCCTACCGTGCAGAGGTCATCAAGAACGTGCCGCTGTATGGCGGGTTGCACCGTTTTATACCTGCCCTTGCAAGCATCTATGGGGCAAGGATTACTGAGATGGCTGTAAACCACCACCCAAGGCTTCATGGAAAGAGCAAGTACACCATCTCCCGTGCATTCCGGGTTCTGATAGACCTCATTGCAGTTATTTTCCTCAAGTTCTTCCTTGAAAGGCCTCTCCATATATTCGGGTGGTCAGGCATCGTATTATTACTGAGCGGCACACTGATTGATGGTTACCTGGCTTTTCAAAAGATATTCCATGCTGCCAGTCTGTCCAACAGGCCATTGCTGCTGTTCGGAACCCTGCTTATCCTGGCAGGCCTTCAGTTATTCAGTATGGGGATACTTGCAGAGATACAGGTGAGGACATATTATGAATCGCAGGGTAAACCTATTTATAGTGTACGGGACAGGATTAATCTCGAATGA
- a CDS encoding flippase-like domain-containing protein — protein MKKVIITLLKAGVSIAIIVYLFRTIDFAEVWQLFKNVHVEYLIFALCLYLAGQVLCVYRWKLVASLMGFHNSFREFFIYYFIGMFFNLFLPTAIGGDVGKCIYLARGNKKVLRAAVSVLADRGAGLIVMVAIAGVSLMLINGISLPSSLPAGILVGNVAMVVGLFTPLFAGKLLSRLGEKVNLLLTYWKQPAPLIKAIGISVIFHALIIIIHILIGMSLDMSIPWKFYLLVVPLVVLVSMIPVSLSGIGLREGAYVFFLAFVNVPRTEALTFAFGWFTILIISSLAGGIVFAIHSFVSKK, from the coding sequence ATGAAAAAGGTCATAATTACTTTGCTGAAGGCGGGTGTCAGCATTGCCATCATTGTCTACCTCTTCAGGACTATAGACTTTGCCGAGGTCTGGCAGCTATTTAAAAATGTGCATGTTGAATATCTTATTTTTGCCCTCTGTCTTTATCTGGCAGGGCAGGTGTTATGTGTCTACCGCTGGAAACTGGTGGCATCCCTGATGGGATTTCATAACAGTTTCAGAGAGTTCTTTATTTACTATTTTATAGGTATGTTCTTCAACCTGTTTCTGCCGACAGCTATAGGAGGGGACGTCGGCAAATGTATTTATCTTGCCAGGGGAAACAAAAAGGTCCTTAGGGCAGCCGTATCTGTCCTTGCAGACAGGGGGGCTGGACTTATAGTGATGGTAGCAATTGCCGGCGTTTCACTTATGCTGATCAACGGGATTTCACTCCCATCATCCCTGCCTGCAGGCATATTAGTGGGGAATGTTGCTATGGTGGTAGGGCTTTTCACACCCCTGTTTGCAGGTAAATTGCTCTCAAGGCTTGGAGAGAAGGTCAATCTCCTTTTAACATACTGGAAACAACCGGCGCCGCTGATAAAAGCAATCGGGATATCTGTAATCTTCCATGCACTGATTATAATAATCCATATCCTGATAGGGATGTCTCTTGACATGTCTATCCCGTGGAAATTCTATCTTCTGGTAGTACCCCTGGTTGTTTTAGTGAGCATGATTCCTGTCAGTTTAAGCGGCATAGGTTTGAGGGAAGGGGCATATGTCTTTTTTCTCGCATTTGTAAATGTACCCAGGACAGAGGCTCTTACATTTGCATTTGGATGGTTTACGATATTGATAATCTCAAGCCTTGCCGGCGGCATTGTTTTTGCCATACATTCATTTGTCAGTAAAAAGTAG
- a CDS encoding NCS2 family permease produces the protein MASHPSYPWFVRKDLDGFFGLAIDNLIQLMLIVTLTNRVAGIPEDIIFKYILPGAAISIISGNIFYSIQARKLAMRTGRDDVTALPYGINTVSLFAYIFFIMAPVYNETKDPVFTWKIGLVACLFSGIIETAGALVGGWIRKVTPRAALLSTLAGIAVTFISMEFTFQIFAKPALTFVPMAIILFYYMSHVRMPGGLPGGLLAIITGTAVAWLLKLSGISGYFDPDWSKGIEVSLHLPIPVVDSIFSLITSEYVWRYMSVIIPMGLFNVVGSLQNLESAEAAGDKYDTSSSLLANGLGSILASFLGSCFPTTIYIGHPGWKALGARTGYSILNGIFIVAICLTGTMDSVLRIIPIEAGIGILLWIGIVIAAQAFQETPKQHALAVAMGLFPAFASWGLNMVDTGLRAAGTNLYNTVTSGSFQGILPITGAISLSQGFIFTSMILAAMSVHVIERYYWKASLWAFSAAILSYFGIIHAYTLTPTGITNRFGPGAAGEFALCYAAVGILLLLLQVRSRA, from the coding sequence ATGGCCTCGCACCCATCATATCCGTGGTTTGTCAGAAAAGACCTCGACGGTTTCTTTGGTCTTGCCATTGACAATCTGATCCAGTTGATGCTGATCGTTACCCTGACAAACAGGGTAGCCGGAATTCCTGAAGACATCATATTTAAATATATCCTGCCCGGGGCTGCCATTTCTATCATAAGCGGCAACATCTTCTACTCAATACAGGCGCGTAAACTCGCTATGAGAACAGGCAGGGATGACGTGACCGCACTCCCCTACGGGATCAACACGGTAAGCCTCTTCGCTTACATCTTCTTTATAATGGCGCCCGTATATAACGAGACCAAAGACCCGGTCTTTACCTGGAAGATAGGACTCGTTGCCTGTCTGTTCAGCGGCATTATTGAGACTGCAGGCGCTTTGGTCGGAGGCTGGATACGCAAGGTTACGCCAAGGGCCGCCCTGCTATCGACACTCGCCGGTATTGCAGTAACCTTTATTTCGATGGAATTCACATTCCAGATATTTGCAAAGCCAGCCCTGACTTTTGTCCCAATGGCCATCATACTCTTCTATTACATGTCTCATGTCAGGATGCCGGGAGGACTACCAGGGGGACTGCTTGCCATCATTACAGGAACTGCAGTTGCATGGCTCCTCAAACTATCAGGGATCAGCGGTTACTTTGATCCAGACTGGAGCAAGGGTATAGAGGTGAGTCTCCACCTTCCAATCCCTGTGGTTGACAGTATATTTAGCCTCATCACAAGTGAATATGTCTGGCGCTACATGTCTGTCATAATCCCTATGGGACTGTTTAATGTAGTCGGCTCTTTACAGAACCTCGAGAGCGCTGAGGCAGCCGGTGACAAATATGACACATCGTCATCACTCCTTGCCAACGGCCTCGGCAGCATCCTTGCTTCATTCCTCGGGAGCTGCTTTCCAACTACCATCTACATCGGGCATCCCGGGTGGAAGGCCCTTGGCGCACGCACCGGATATTCGATTTTAAACGGCATATTCATCGTGGCAATATGCCTCACAGGCACAATGGATTCCGTCCTCAGGATAATACCTATTGAGGCAGGCATAGGCATCCTGTTATGGATAGGTATTGTTATCGCAGCACAGGCCTTTCAGGAAACGCCTAAACAGCACGCCCTTGCAGTCGCCATGGGACTGTTCCCGGCCTTTGCATCGTGGGGACTGAATATGGTTGACACAGGCCTGCGGGCAGCAGGCACCAATCTCTACAACACTGTTACCAGTGGCTCTTTTCAGGGAATTTTGCCGATTACCGGCGCCATTTCACTCAGCCAGGGGTTCATATTCACATCCATGATCCTTGCAGCAATGTCAGTACATGTCATAGAAAGATACTACTGGAAGGCATCACTGTGGGCATTCAGCGCCGCAATACTATCCTACTTCGGGATAATACATGCCTATACGCTTACACCAACCGGCATCACAAACAGGTTCGGACCGGGGGCGGCAGGAGAGTTTGCTTTATGCTACGCGGCTGTCGGAATTTTACTGCTCCTTCTTCAGGTAAGGAGCAGGGCGTAA
- the lipA gene encoding lipoyl synthase, protein MQQHKYQRRPEWLKTRLPVGDNYNDIKRLLRSSELHTVCEEANCPNIGECFSQRTATFLILGSVCTRGCRFCNVDSGMPLPLDSEEPERVARAAKEMGLKHIVVTSVTRDDVPDGGAAMYAMTTSAIRRHSPDSTIEVLIPDFKGSDDALYTVVRERPDVINHNIETVPRLYTTVRPGAVYERSLRLLKTVSGSGYKITVKAGLMAGLGEEFQEIVEAMRNIRDTGCEILTIGQYLSPTRNHLPVLRYYHPDEFKELKAIGLELGFKYVESGPLVRSSYHAVKQMQMKVSPEGQNGS, encoded by the coding sequence ATGCAACAGCACAAATATCAAAGAAGGCCTGAATGGCTTAAGACAAGGTTGCCGGTTGGTGACAATTACAACGATATAAAGAGACTGCTCAGGTCATCAGAACTCCATACGGTTTGTGAAGAGGCAAATTGCCCGAACATAGGTGAGTGTTTCAGTCAGAGGACTGCCACATTTCTCATCCTTGGGAGTGTCTGTACCCGTGGCTGCAGGTTTTGTAATGTAGATAGCGGGATGCCCCTGCCCCTTGATAGTGAGGAGCCTGAGAGGGTTGCAAGGGCGGCAAAAGAGATGGGGCTTAAGCATATAGTCGTGACCTCTGTTACGAGAGACGACGTTCCTGACGGCGGCGCGGCTATGTATGCAATGACAACATCAGCGATCAGAAGGCATAGCCCTGACAGCACAATCGAAGTCCTGATTCCGGACTTCAAGGGATCTGATGATGCATTATATACCGTCGTTAGGGAAAGGCCGGATGTAATAAACCATAATATTGAGACCGTCCCGCGGCTTTATACGACTGTCAGACCCGGTGCTGTCTATGAGCGGTCGTTAAGGCTCCTTAAGACCGTAAGCGGGAGCGGTTATAAGATCACTGTTAAGGCCGGTTTAATGGCAGGGCTGGGGGAGGAATTTCAGGAGATAGTTGAAGCTATGAGAAATATCAGGGATACCGGATGTGAAATACTGACGATAGGTCAGTACCTGAGTCCGACAAGAAACCACCTGCCTGTCCTGCGGTATTATCACCCTGATGAGTTTAAAGAGCTAAAGGCCATTGGCCTGGAACTGGGATTCAAATATGTAGAATCAGGGCCGCTGGTAAGGAGCTCGTATCATGCAGTTAAACAGATGCAGATGAAGGTCTCTCCGGAAGGGCAGAATGGGAGCTGA
- a CDS encoding rubrerythrin, whose amino-acid sequence MNGSGASESVTLIDIVREAIQKEIDSYNYYYNAASVAVKPAAKRMFLKLAAMEEGHAAELGKHLSDLEAQLHIDKAISSSF is encoded by the coding sequence ATGAACGGTTCCGGTGCCTCTGAAAGTGTTACCCTGATTGATATAGTCAGGGAGGCAATTCAAAAAGAGATAGATTCATACAACTACTATTATAATGCTGCATCAGTTGCTGTTAAGCCTGCTGCAAAGAGGATGTTCCTGAAACTCGCTGCCATGGAAGAGGGGCATGCCGCCGAGCTTGGGAAACACCTGTCAGATCTTGAAGCGCAGTTGCATATAGATAAAGCCATATCATCAAGCTTCTAA
- a CDS encoding thiamine pyrophosphate-dependent dehydrogenase E1 component subunit alpha, whose amino-acid sequence MDIEKADLLRLYHFLKLTRRFEDRITALYRQGRILGGVWTSNGMEAISVGYACALDKDDVIAPYFRDMGAYIVRGITVNRIMAQYFGKKTGVTGGREGNVHVGDINLGVLGYPSHLADNYPVAAGVALSFKIRGERRVAAACTGDGGTSRGDFHEAMNMASVWKVPVVFVCNNNQYAYSTPLSLQMAINNVAERALAYSIPAETVDGNDVIEVFLAMKRACERAREGNGPSFIECRTMRMHGHSEHDAAKYVPRELLEEWKKKDPVIRMENYLLSNNVASQKDLSDIDAGIMKEIAEAEEFAEKSPLPEGEDAVKGVYATPV is encoded by the coding sequence ATGGATATAGAAAAAGCAGACCTGCTCAGATTATACCATTTCCTTAAACTGACCCGCCGCTTTGAAGACCGGATAACTGCGCTGTATCGTCAGGGCAGGATACTTGGCGGTGTATGGACCAGTAATGGGATGGAGGCCATATCCGTAGGTTATGCCTGTGCCCTGGACAAGGATGATGTCATTGCGCCATATTTCAGGGACATGGGGGCGTATATTGTCAGGGGAATTACCGTTAACAGGATTATGGCGCAATATTTTGGGAAAAAGACAGGTGTTACAGGCGGCAGGGAAGGCAACGTGCATGTAGGTGACATCAATCTTGGTGTCCTCGGCTACCCAAGCCATCTGGCGGATAATTATCCGGTTGCGGCCGGCGTTGCCCTTTCATTCAAGATCAGGGGAGAGCGGCGTGTTGCAGCAGCATGTACAGGCGACGGCGGCACGAGCAGGGGGGACTTTCATGAGGCAATGAACATGGCCTCAGTATGGAAGGTGCCTGTTGTATTTGTCTGCAACAACAATCAGTACGCCTATTCCACGCCCTTAAGCCTGCAGATGGCCATCAATAATGTTGCGGAAAGGGCCCTCGCCTATTCTATACCGGCTGAGACCGTTGATGGCAATGATGTGATTGAGGTCTTTTTGGCAATGAAACGTGCATGTGAGAGGGCCAGAGAAGGGAATGGACCATCGTTTATCGAATGCAGGACCATGCGAATGCATGGACACTCGGAGCATGATGCAGCTAAATACGTCCCGCGGGAGTTGCTTGAGGAATGGAAAAAGAAAGACCCGGTTATACGAATGGAAAATTATCTGTTGTCAAATAATGTGGCATCTCAGAAAGATTTGTCTGATATTGACGCAGGGATAATGAAGGAGATTGCAGAGGCTGAGGAGTTTGCTGAGAAGAGTCCTTTGCCGGAAGGAGAGGATGCCGTAAAAGGAGTTTACGCTACTCCTGTATGA
- a CDS encoding alpha-ketoacid dehydrogenase subunit beta → MSEITYLQAIHDALDEEMSDNKDVFLMGEDIGYYGGAFRVTEGLYDKYGRWRVIDTPLSESGFTGAAIGASLMGMRPVIEMQFADFISCAFDQIVTVAAKNYFRWGGKTPIVVRSPFGGNVHGGAFHSQCPEGWFLNVPGLKIVAPSNPYDAKGLLKSSIRDDDPVLYFEHKFLYRRIKGDVPDEDYTVPIGKSRITREGKDLTVITYSAMVHVASEAAEILEGEGISTEIIDLRTLMPLDKDGILASVKKTNKVIILYETPRTGGIGGEIAALISEDVFDYLDGPIIRIGAKDTPVPYSPPMEECYLPNVDDVVVAARKLIAY, encoded by the coding sequence ATGAGTGAAATAACTTACTTACAGGCTATTCATGATGCACTTGATGAAGAGATGTCTGATAACAAAGATGTCTTTCTTATGGGTGAAGACATCGGATACTATGGCGGTGCATTCAGGGTTACAGAAGGATTATATGATAAATACGGGCGTTGGCGGGTTATAGACACCCCCCTGTCAGAGTCCGGATTTACAGGGGCTGCAATAGGGGCATCGCTTATGGGAATGAGGCCTGTTATTGAGATGCAGTTTGCTGATTTTATCTCCTGTGCCTTTGACCAGATTGTTACAGTAGCTGCAAAGAATTACTTCCGGTGGGGAGGGAAGACCCCGATTGTAGTCAGGTCACCGTTTGGCGGCAATGTGCATGGAGGCGCCTTTCATTCTCAATGCCCTGAAGGGTGGTTCCTGAATGTTCCCGGCCTTAAGATAGTAGCCCCGTCAAATCCATATGATGCCAAGGGGTTGCTTAAGTCTTCTATCCGTGATGATGACCCTGTCTTATATTTTGAACACAAATTCCTCTACAGGCGGATAAAGGGAGATGTCCCTGATGAAGACTACACAGTACCCATAGGTAAATCGAGGATAACAAGGGAAGGAAAAGATTTAACTGTTATTACCTATTCTGCAATGGTTCATGTTGCGTCAGAGGCTGCTGAGATACTTGAAGGGGAGGGGATAAGCACAGAGATAATAGACCTGCGGACACTGATGCCATTGGATAAGGATGGGATTCTTGCTTCTGTAAAAAAGACAAATAAAGTGATTATACTTTATGAGACACCCAGGACAGGCGGGATAGGGGGAGAAATAGCCGCACTGATCTCTGAAGACGTCTTTGACTATCTTGACGGACCAATTATAAGGATCGGGGCTAAGGATACGCCGGTCCCATACAGCCCGCCGATGGAAGAATGCTATTTGCCAAATGTTGATGATGTGGTTGTTGCAGCCAGAAAGTTAATAGCCTATTAA